One segment of Asaia bogorensis NBRC 16594 DNA contains the following:
- a CDS encoding tyrosine-type recombinase/integrase has protein sequence MGKRSRQSVPGACECGRGYGDLSGHGLRKAAARRLAEAGCTPHQIAAITGHKTLSEIERYTRAADQKKLAEEAMKRMEIVKRVREGL, from the coding sequence ATCGGCAAACGGTCTCGGCAATCAGTTCCGGGCGCCTGCGAATGCGGCAGGGGTTACGGCGATCTTTCGGGTCATGGCTTGCGAAAAGCGGCGGCCCGGAGACTTGCTGAGGCAGGCTGTACGCCACACCAGATAGCCGCCATCACGGGTCATAAAACCCTGTCGGAAATCGAGCGCTACACCCGCGCCGCCGACCAGAAAAAGCTGGCTGAGGAAGCGATGAAGCGTATGGAGATTGTAAAACGCGTCAGGGAAGGTCTTTAA
- a CDS encoding DUF1868 domain-containing protein — MQRLSALTVSDRRTLMLCLGALFLTGAAPASNADREPGCDGPPLPKGGGDRQGKFDAQGKPLYWPGNTTICPFAETHPLSVAMLDMNALIRRDWSDHIVPTPPSSYHMTILGGVDPEQKAKNNWPSGISPSVTIEQTTAILRDRLASKAFEFPEKIEVEIDADRFHAPLVGVPLRPANAAMATALYDLRRQLAEAIGFHPDNLMSFMFHATYGYKIRHISRTQKAPLRKAVHEWRRVTAEKLGTIEIPPPVFCRFETMFAFTPLLALSHKG; from the coding sequence ATGCAACGCTTATCCGCGCTGACCGTCTCAGACCGGCGCACTCTCATGCTGTGCCTGGGCGCGCTCTTTCTGACTGGGGCGGCACCCGCCTCTAACGCAGACAGAGAACCGGGCTGTGATGGCCCCCCCCTGCCAAAAGGCGGAGGTGATCGTCAGGGTAAGTTCGATGCGCAAGGCAAGCCTCTGTATTGGCCCGGCAACACGACGATCTGCCCTTTTGCCGAGACGCATCCCCTGTCGGTGGCCATGCTGGACATGAACGCCCTCATCCGCCGCGACTGGTCTGACCATATCGTGCCGACCCCGCCATCGAGCTACCATATGACAATTCTTGGTGGGGTCGACCCAGAGCAGAAAGCAAAAAATAACTGGCCATCAGGCATTTCCCCCTCGGTCACGATCGAGCAGACAACAGCGATCCTGCGCGATCGTCTCGCATCGAAAGCCTTCGAGTTTCCCGAGAAGATAGAGGTAGAAATCGACGCGGACCGGTTCCATGCGCCGCTGGTTGGTGTGCCCCTGCGCCCAGCGAATGCCGCGATGGCTACAGCCCTGTACGATTTACGCCGTCAACTTGCCGAGGCGATCGGATTTCATCCGGACAACCTGATGAGCTTCATGTTTCACGCGACCTATGGCTATAAAATTCGCCATATCTCACGCACGCAGAAAGCGCCTTTGCGCAAGGCTGTCCATGAATGGCGCCGCGTGACAGCCGAGAAGCTCGGAACCATCGAGATTCCGCCCCCAGTGTTCTGTCGTTTCGAGACGATGTTCGCCTTTACGCCGCTTCTTGCCCTGTCTCACAAGGGCTGA
- a CDS encoding TolC family outer membrane protein, which yields MKTDQLKAYTSLSVGLIALLNSTTALAQTYDGKGSPEFIPHTLQEALATAYLTNPTLRQERARLRATDEQVPSALAGWRPQIQGQAALTYYKGANIYGAQGPEPGSNFGTPAYSRTYSTPGYQGGVTITENIYTGGKTTAQTHQAVNTVLAERAQLIETEQQVFNDVVNVYLGVIRSEQILQININNEHVLEEQLKATQDRFQQGEITRTDVAQAQAALATAKATRQQSEGTLRAAQATYLQIVGVPPAPNLVAPQPLALPVKAEKDVVAEATRNNPQIINALFIEAQQKDNFSVQLAQIMPKISGTLGYSYIKNQGYGKMVTDNKYAMLNFNVPIYQGGAEYSAVRQARQQYLAARRATEIARRSAAQDASSNWQQFRAYNDSITSNRTAIAANVIALDGVERQAIVGTSSTLEVLQQQQTLLQAQTALVQNLAGLVQSSYAVAAAMGRLTAVDLKLDVPLYDEKAYYKAVKDRLWGINDYAVSQPGR from the coding sequence ATGAAAACGGATCAATTAAAAGCCTATACTTCGCTCAGTGTCGGTCTGATCGCGCTCCTGAACAGTACGACGGCACTCGCGCAAACCTATGACGGCAAAGGCTCGCCTGAATTCATCCCGCATACGCTGCAAGAAGCGCTGGCGACGGCTTATCTGACAAACCCGACGCTGCGGCAGGAGCGCGCTAGATTGCGCGCCACCGACGAGCAGGTACCTTCAGCGCTCGCAGGGTGGAGGCCGCAGATTCAAGGTCAGGCGGCTCTCACATATTATAAGGGCGCGAACATTTACGGTGCACAGGGGCCCGAACCAGGCTCGAATTTCGGGACTCCGGCATATAGCCGGACATACTCGACGCCTGGATATCAGGGTGGTGTGACGATCACCGAAAATATCTATACGGGTGGCAAGACAACGGCGCAGACACATCAGGCCGTCAACACTGTTCTTGCAGAGCGTGCACAGCTGATAGAGACCGAGCAACAAGTCTTTAACGACGTGGTGAATGTCTATCTGGGCGTGATCCGCAGCGAGCAGATCCTTCAGATCAATATCAATAACGAGCACGTCCTTGAGGAGCAGCTGAAGGCGACGCAGGACCGTTTCCAGCAGGGCGAGATCACCCGTACCGATGTCGCTCAGGCACAGGCTGCTCTGGCAACGGCTAAGGCAACACGCCAGCAAAGCGAGGGAACGTTACGAGCAGCGCAGGCGACATATCTTCAGATCGTTGGCGTTCCACCGGCGCCGAATCTGGTCGCACCCCAGCCTTTGGCGCTGCCGGTCAAGGCGGAGAAGGACGTCGTTGCCGAGGCGACCCGCAACAACCCGCAGATCATCAACGCCTTGTTTATCGAAGCCCAGCAGAAGGACAATTTTTCTGTTCAGCTCGCGCAGATCATGCCCAAGATCAGCGGAACGCTGGGTTATTCGTACATCAAGAACCAGGGCTACGGTAAGATGGTGACTGACAACAAGTACGCCATGCTGAATTTCAACGTGCCAATTTATCAAGGTGGAGCTGAGTACTCGGCAGTGCGACAGGCACGACAGCAATATCTGGCGGCGCGCAGAGCCACCGAGATTGCCCGGCGTTCAGCAGCCCAGGATGCCTCCTCCAACTGGCAGCAATTCCGCGCATACAACGATTCGATCACGAGCAACCGTACGGCCATCGCAGCCAACGTCATCGCGCTCGACGGTGTCGAACGTCAGGCCATCGTTGGCACCAGCTCTACGCTGGAAGTGCTCCAGCAGCAGCAGACCCTTCTTCAGGCTCAGACGGCTCTCGTGCAGAATCTGGCGGGGCTCGTGCAGTCGTCCTATGCTGTGGCTGCCGCGATGGGGCGTCTGACAGCCGTCGATCTCAAACTCGACGTGCCGCTCTACGATGAAAAAGCCTACTACAAAGCCGTCAAGGATCGCTTGTGGGGCATCAATGACTACGCCGTCAGCCAGCCCGGACGATAA
- a CDS encoding TonB-dependent receptor, whose product MTLACTSAQAQAQSVQSDDETAPHDTARHKNGNREGAHRSAARRDKALHDGALQSRADKSDRPDTRARQPDSADAVPGKGGEENLLVRGTGMNILHQPIGLGRMPEDIMHTPQTVNAVPQILMQQQNVKSLDEALRNVPGITASVGEGEGGMAGDQFLIRGFAAQNDIYENGLRDFGVYTRDSFDYDHISVIKGPSSEVFGNGTTGGAINIVTKVAHLGDSYNAQFSGGSGEYYRGTLDVNKQLGDASAIRITGMGNENNVAGRDNIYSHRWGLAPSIGFGLGRRTSFTLEYFHQSDNRIPDYGVPIVTKPGSTIGRPATEYGLNRHNWYGTNYDQDVSNVNMLTARLNSEISQHLTISDDLRGGLYDRYFSASQPGCDATCQKLFFTNPSAAQVNRRGHLGGPEPYQQNDWSVQNVFSARANFRTGSIRHQIIAGWDVEHIYDRRKNYAYNFNGQNGTRTDTTSLVDPSHVQPGLLLGGFGQYQYDLVNLSGGAGRKLYKTGDATDVGAFFSEQMWLAPWFSIRGGFRWDHWNSHYFATEGATAADTRLSQQQNTINPTVSLMYTPSDNTMVYFNWARSTTPLGLYVTNSAEPLKSSTQGFKPEKASLYEIGVKQQFLHGRLGATASLFRLEKGNALMTDPSTGSVSSSSDSQRNQGVELSLSGQITRNWSLIGTYAYYDATTTGSLTPADIGKRIQYAPKNMATIWSTYTIAPNKPWNLTFGGGLTWRDSVWLDAANTARVPHTTEWDAMVSHMIGHRWRLALNGYNLANRLNYSNLFSDRATPSVGRTFLGSLSFTY is encoded by the coding sequence ATGACGCTCGCCTGCACTTCGGCGCAGGCACAGGCGCAGTCTGTACAGTCGGATGACGAGACGGCCCCCCATGATACAGCCCGTCATAAGAACGGGAATCGTGAGGGGGCTCATCGCAGTGCGGCCCGACGCGACAAGGCTCTTCATGATGGAGCTCTGCAAAGCAGGGCAGACAAGTCGGATCGACCGGATACGAGGGCGAGGCAGCCCGACTCAGCGGATGCCGTTCCCGGCAAGGGAGGCGAGGAGAATCTGCTGGTGCGTGGCACAGGCATGAACATCCTGCATCAGCCTATCGGCCTGGGTCGTATGCCTGAGGACATCATGCACACACCGCAGACAGTCAATGCGGTGCCCCAGATCCTGATGCAGCAGCAGAACGTCAAATCCCTCGACGAGGCGCTGCGAAACGTGCCGGGCATTACAGCGTCGGTCGGCGAGGGTGAGGGCGGTATGGCGGGTGACCAGTTCCTGATACGCGGTTTTGCGGCTCAGAACGATATCTACGAAAACGGCCTGCGCGATTTCGGCGTCTATACGCGTGACAGCTTCGATTACGACCATATCTCGGTCATCAAGGGCCCATCTTCCGAGGTCTTTGGCAATGGTACCACAGGCGGTGCTATCAATATCGTGACCAAGGTCGCCCATCTGGGTGACAGCTACAACGCACAGTTTTCCGGCGGTTCGGGCGAGTATTACCGCGGCACGCTGGACGTCAACAAACAGCTTGGCGACGCATCGGCGATCCGGATTACCGGCATGGGCAACGAAAACAATGTTGCTGGGCGCGATAACATTTATTCGCATCGCTGGGGACTCGCGCCGTCAATTGGCTTTGGCCTTGGACGCCGCACGAGCTTTACCCTTGAGTATTTTCATCAATCCGATAACCGCATCCCGGATTATGGCGTGCCGATTGTCACGAAACCGGGCAGCACAATCGGGCGCCCGGCTACGGAATACGGGCTGAACCGTCACAACTGGTACGGTACGAATTACGATCAGGATGTATCCAATGTGAATATGCTGACCGCGCGCCTCAACTCCGAAATCAGCCAGCACCTGACGATTTCCGATGATCTACGTGGCGGGCTGTACGACCGTTATTTCTCGGCGTCGCAGCCCGGCTGCGACGCTACCTGCCAGAAGCTGTTTTTCACAAATCCCTCGGCCGCTCAGGTCAACAGGCGCGGTCATCTTGGAGGCCCCGAGCCCTATCAGCAGAACGACTGGTCCGTTCAGAACGTCTTCTCGGCGCGCGCCAACTTCCGTACGGGCTCCATCCGGCACCAGATCATTGCTGGCTGGGATGTCGAGCATATCTACGATCGCCGCAAGAACTACGCCTATAACTTCAACGGGCAGAACGGCACGCGCACCGACACCACAAGTCTGGTCGATCCCTCGCATGTTCAGCCAGGGCTGTTGCTGGGTGGCTTCGGGCAGTACCAGTACGACCTTGTCAATCTTTCCGGCGGGGCCGGGCGCAAGCTCTACAAGACCGGCGATGCCACTGATGTCGGGGCATTTTTCTCGGAGCAGATGTGGCTCGCGCCGTGGTTCTCCATTCGTGGAGGCTTTCGCTGGGATCACTGGAACAGTCATTATTTTGCAACCGAAGGGGCGACGGCTGCCGATACGCGCCTGTCCCAGCAGCAGAACACCATCAATCCGACTGTCAGTCTGATGTACACGCCCAGCGACAACACGATGGTCTATTTCAACTGGGCACGCTCAACCACACCGCTCGGGCTCTACGTGACCAATAGTGCCGAGCCCCTCAAAAGCTCGACACAGGGATTCAAGCCGGAAAAGGCGAGCCTGTATGAAATTGGGGTCAAACAGCAATTCCTGCATGGCCGACTGGGCGCGACGGCCTCGCTGTTCCGCCTGGAGAAGGGCAACGCGCTGATGACCGATCCCTCTACCGGAAGTGTGTCGTCGTCGAGCGACAGCCAGCGCAATCAGGGCGTGGAACTCAGCCTTTCGGGCCAGATCACCCGCAACTGGAGCCTGATCGGCACTTATGCCTATTACGATGCCACGACGACGGGCTCGCTGACACCGGCCGATATCGGCAAGCGCATCCAGTATGCGCCCAAGAACATGGCGACGATCTGGAGCACCTATACGATTGCGCCAAACAAGCCATGGAACCTCACTTTTGGTGGCGGGCTGACATGGCGTGATTCTGTCTGGCTTGATGCAGCCAACACGGCGCGCGTGCCGCATACAACAGAATGGGATGCGATGGTGTCACACATGATCGGCCATCGTTGGCGCCTTGCGCTCAACGGTTACAACCTTGCCAATCGTCTGAACTACTCCAACCTCTTCAGCGATCGCGCAACCCCGTCGGTCGGTCGCACCTTCCTGGGTAGCCTGTCCTTCACCTATTGA
- a CDS encoding tetratricopeptide repeat protein, whose translation MICAIREAAHQGHVAAQVQWGDILLESIYLPSDPVRARQWYGIAASSGYGPAHNMLGRCHHFGWGGPVDLPAAATHYGIAAAKGDLWGNYNLAIMTMRGIGMTADLPRALALFRTGAEAGHPKSMNLLARFIEEGWHTPRDPATALVWYRRAAEAGDYRGQHNYATALLALGKQMEALDWWEKALADATTDVLLAMQKRLRALDDPRARDLLPRVHTRLALLGVTTPPGDE comes from the coding sequence ATGATCTGCGCTATTCGTGAGGCGGCTCATCAGGGGCATGTTGCTGCTCAGGTTCAGTGGGGCGATATCCTGCTTGAGAGTATCTATCTTCCGTCAGACCCGGTCCGGGCGAGACAATGGTATGGTATCGCCGCCTCCTCAGGCTATGGCCCGGCTCATAATATGCTCGGGCGCTGCCATCATTTCGGCTGGGGTGGCCCGGTCGATTTGCCCGCAGCTGCGACGCATTATGGAATCGCCGCCGCAAAGGGCGATCTCTGGGGCAACTACAACCTGGCAATCATGACCATGCGTGGCATCGGGATGACGGCCGATCTGCCGCGCGCGCTCGCCCTGTTCCGTACCGGGGCGGAAGCCGGTCATCCCAAATCGATGAATCTTCTCGCCCGTTTCATCGAGGAGGGGTGGCACACACCGCGGGACCCCGCCACAGCGCTTGTCTGGTACCGCCGAGCAGCAGAAGCAGGAGATTATCGAGGGCAGCATAATTACGCGACGGCACTTCTCGCCCTCGGAAAGCAGATGGAGGCGCTGGACTGGTGGGAGAAGGCGCTGGCTGATGCGACAACGGATGTGCTGCTCGCCATGCAGAAGAGGCTTCGCGCACTGGATGACCCGCGTGCGCGCGACCTTCTGCCTCGTGTCCACACCAGACTGGCGCTTCTCGGTGTGACGACGCCACCCGGCGACGAATGA
- a CDS encoding valine--tRNA ligase → MLEKTFDPAACEARLYAQWEAEGLFAAHPEKGGDAFSIMFPPPNVTGTLHFGHALDFVLQDILIRWKRLEGCNVLWQPGTDHAGIATQMVVERVLDKEGVSRKEMGREKFLERVWAWKEQSGGQIIKQLRTLGASADWERERFTMDEGLSRAVRDVFVTLHQQGLIFRAKRLVNWDPAFRSAISDLEVENKETKGSMWYLRYPVEGGGTIVVGTTRPETMLGDTAVAVHPEDERYTALIGKFVTLPLTGRRIPIVADTYSDPEKGSGAVKITPGHDFNDFEVGKRHDLPMPSILDEAAAIWLDEIASELQEIEGLSSIDFVRSLEGMDRLEARKRIVEELERLEHIEKIEPHTLQVPYAERGGAIVEPRLTEQWYCDAVTLAQPAIKAVEEGRIRFEPQQWENTYFAWMRDIQPWCISRQLWWGHRIPAWYGPEGSVFVARSEEEALAQAHAQFGEDVSLTRDEDVLDTWFSSALWPFTTLGWPDKTAELARYYPTSVLVTGFDIIFFWVARMMMMGLHFMDDVPFSTVLIHGLVRDERGQKMSKSKGNGLDPLDLVAEFGADATRMAICALTGPGREIKFGRKRVEDYRTFITKIWNAARFCEMNGVKPVSGFDPASVQSVLGRWILDEASKAVASAKAALDSYRFDDFAGTCYRFVWNVFCDWFLELAKPAFAAENTPEQDEIRAVAAHVLGAILQMMHPVIPFVTEELWQSFGFGGSVAQSAWPTLVPPQGAEIASHEMDWVIRLISEIRTLRSEMNIPPAQMVPVLLRDATPQTLERAERWATVIGRMARVTSVSALVGEPPKAAALTVIDEATLVLPLEGLIDIGAEIQRLEKEIDRLAKEIDKVERKLGNADFVARAKPEVVEENRERLASFTHDRERLQAALARLAGA, encoded by the coding sequence ATGCTCGAAAAGACCTTTGACCCCGCGGCATGTGAAGCCCGCCTCTATGCCCAGTGGGAGGCAGAAGGTCTATTTGCGGCGCATCCTGAAAAAGGGGGCGACGCCTTCTCGATCATGTTCCCGCCGCCGAATGTGACCGGTACCCTGCATTTCGGTCATGCGCTTGATTTCGTTCTTCAGGATATCCTGATCCGCTGGAAGCGCCTTGAGGGCTGCAATGTCCTGTGGCAGCCGGGTACAGACCACGCTGGCATCGCCACGCAGATGGTTGTCGAGCGCGTGCTCGACAAGGAAGGCGTCAGCCGCAAGGAAATGGGGCGCGAAAAATTTCTTGAACGCGTCTGGGCCTGGAAAGAGCAATCCGGCGGCCAGATCATCAAGCAGTTGCGCACGCTCGGCGCTTCGGCCGACTGGGAGCGCGAGCGCTTTACCATGGATGAGGGCCTGTCACGCGCTGTTCGGGATGTGTTTGTCACCCTGCATCAGCAGGGCCTGATCTTCCGTGCCAAGCGTCTGGTTAACTGGGACCCGGCGTTCCGCTCTGCCATTTCCGATCTCGAGGTCGAAAACAAGGAGACCAAGGGCTCCATGTGGTATCTGCGCTATCCGGTCGAGGGTGGCGGGACCATTGTCGTGGGGACCACACGCCCCGAGACCATGCTTGGCGATACCGCCGTGGCCGTCCATCCGGAAGACGAGCGTTACACCGCACTGATCGGCAAGTTCGTGACGCTGCCGCTTACGGGCCGTCGCATTCCGATCGTGGCCGATACCTACTCTGATCCCGAGAAAGGGAGCGGCGCGGTCAAGATCACACCCGGACATGACTTCAACGATTTCGAGGTCGGCAAGCGGCATGATCTGCCCATGCCGAGCATCCTGGACGAGGCGGCAGCAATCTGGCTGGACGAAATCGCGTCCGAGCTGCAGGAGATCGAGGGGCTTTCCTCTATCGACTTCGTGCGGTCGCTCGAAGGGATGGACCGTCTCGAGGCGCGCAAGCGTATCGTGGAGGAACTGGAACGTCTCGAGCATATCGAGAAGATTGAGCCGCATACGCTTCAGGTGCCCTACGCCGAACGCGGCGGTGCCATTGTCGAGCCGCGCCTGACCGAACAGTGGTATTGCGACGCGGTAACCCTTGCCCAGCCCGCCATCAAGGCGGTGGAGGAGGGGCGTATCCGCTTCGAGCCTCAGCAATGGGAGAACACCTATTTCGCGTGGATGCGTGACATTCAGCCCTGGTGCATCAGCCGTCAGCTCTGGTGGGGGCATCGTATCCCGGCGTGGTACGGCCCGGAGGGAAGCGTGTTTGTGGCACGCAGCGAGGAAGAAGCCCTTGCTCAGGCACATGCGCAGTTCGGCGAGGATGTCAGCCTGACACGTGACGAGGACGTGCTGGACACCTGGTTCAGCTCGGCGCTCTGGCCTTTCACGACACTCGGCTGGCCAGACAAGACGGCGGAACTCGCGCGTTATTATCCGACGAGTGTGCTCGTCACCGGGTTCGACATCATCTTCTTCTGGGTTGCCCGGATGATGATGATGGGTCTGCACTTCATGGATGACGTGCCATTCAGCACGGTCCTGATCCATGGTCTGGTGCGTGACGAGCGCGGCCAGAAAATGTCCAAGAGCAAGGGCAATGGCCTCGATCCGCTCGATCTCGTGGCCGAGTTCGGCGCAGATGCGACACGCATGGCAATCTGTGCCCTGACGGGGCCGGGACGCGAAATCAAGTTCGGCCGCAAGCGCGTGGAAGATTACCGCACCTTCATCACCAAGATCTGGAATGCAGCGCGCTTTTGCGAGATGAACGGCGTCAAGCCTGTAAGCGGCTTTGACCCGGCCAGCGTGCAGAGCGTGCTCGGGCGCTGGATCCTCGATGAGGCATCGAAAGCCGTTGCGAGTGCCAAGGCAGCGCTCGACTCCTATCGTTTCGACGATTTCGCAGGCACCTGCTACCGCTTTGTCTGGAACGTGTTCTGCGATTGGTTCCTTGAACTCGCGAAGCCTGCCTTTGCCGCCGAGAACACGCCGGAGCAGGATGAAATCCGTGCGGTCGCCGCCCATGTTCTCGGCGCTATCCTGCAGATGATGCATCCCGTCATCCCGTTCGTGACGGAAGAGCTCTGGCAATCCTTCGGGTTTGGCGGGAGTGTGGCACAGTCCGCCTGGCCGACGCTCGTTCCGCCGCAGGGAGCCGAAATCGCGTCTCATGAAATGGACTGGGTGATCCGTCTTATCAGTGAGATTCGTACCCTGCGTTCGGAAATGAACATTCCGCCGGCGCAGATGGTGCCTGTGTTGCTGCGCGATGCCACTCCGCAAACGCTGGAACGTGCCGAGCGCTGGGCCACGGTGATCGGGCGCATGGCGCGCGTAACGTCGGTCTCCGCTCTGGTGGGCGAGCCCCCCAAGGCAGCCGCGCTGACGGTAATCGATGAGGCAACACTCGTTCTTCCGCTGGAAGGACTTATCGATATCGGGGCAGAAATCCAGCGTCTGGAAAAGGAAATCGATCGCCTCGCCAAGGAAATCGACAAGGTCGAGCGCAAGCTGGGCAATGCCGATTTCGTGGCACGTGCCAAGCCGGAGGTGGTCGAGGAGAATCGCGAGCGTCTGGCGAGTTTCACCCATGATCGCGAGCGCCTCCAGGCTGCGCTGGCACGGCTTGCCGGGGCCTGA